A single window of Granulibacter bethesdensis DNA harbors:
- a CDS encoding formate dehydrogenase subunit gamma, whose protein sequence is MAKDAFSAERAARIIATHREQEGAMLPILHDLQAEFGYVPEEVVPLLADALNVSRAEVHGVISFYHDFKNHPPGRHVLKLCRAEACQAMGANALADHVRERLRVDWHETTVNGALTLEPVFCLGLCACAPAAMLDNELHGRLDQDHVDTLLESVA, encoded by the coding sequence ATGGCCAAGGACGCTTTCAGCGCGGAACGCGCTGCAAGAATTATCGCTACCCATCGTGAGCAGGAAGGCGCCATGCTGCCTATCCTTCATGATCTACAGGCTGAATTCGGCTATGTGCCGGAAGAAGTCGTGCCCCTGCTTGCGGATGCGCTGAATGTGTCCCGGGCCGAAGTGCATGGTGTCATCAGCTTTTATCACGATTTCAAGAATCATCCCCCCGGTCGGCACGTCCTGAAACTGTGCCGTGCAGAAGCATGTCAGGCAATGGGCGCCAACGCCCTGGCTGATCATGTGCGCGAAAGGCTCCGCGTGGACTGGCATGAGACTACGGTCAATGGCGCCCTCACACTCGAACCGGTGTTCTGCCTCGGCCTGTGCGCCTGCGCACCCGCGGCAATGCTGGATAACGAGCTGCATGGCCGTCTCGATCAGGACCATGTCGATACGCTGCTGGAGAGCGTGGCATGA
- the ilvD gene encoding dihydroxy-acid dehydratase, translating into MPQYRSRTTTHGRNMAGARGLWRATGMKDGDFGKPIIAVVNSFTQFVPGHVHLKDLGQLVAREIEAAGGVAKEFNTIAVDDGIAMGHDGMLYSLPSRELIADSVEYMVNAHCADAMVCISNCDKITPGMLMAAMRLNIPAVFVSGGPMEAGKTVVKGKTRALDLVDAMVVAADESYTDEEVQAVERSACPTCGSCSGMFTANSMNCLTEALGLSLPGNGSVLATHADREKLFREAGHLIVDLARRWYEQDDVSATPRGIATHAAFENAMSLDIAMGGSTNTVLHLLAAAQEAGVDFTMADIDRLSRRVPCLCKVAPAKSDVHMEDVHRAGGIMAILGELERAGLLDASRPTVHAPTLKDALERWDIGRTSSDEVRTFFRAAPGGVPTQVAFSQSARWDSVDEDRQKGVIRSAEHPFSHDGGLAVLFGNLAPEGCIVKTAGVDESILTFRGTARVYESQDAAVSGILGGQVVAGDVVVIRYEGPKGGPGMQEMLYPTSYLKSKGLGKLCALVTDGRFSGGTSGLSIGHVSPEAAEGGLIALVETGDPVLIDIPNRIISIELPYEVLAARHAAMEAKGEAAWKPAERQRKVSPALRAYAAMTTNAARGAVRDVSQVERKR; encoded by the coding sequence ATGCCACAGTATCGATCCCGGACCACCACCCATGGCCGCAATATGGCGGGCGCACGCGGACTCTGGCGCGCGACCGGCATGAAGGATGGTGATTTCGGCAAGCCCATTATCGCGGTCGTCAACAGCTTCACCCAGTTCGTGCCTGGCCACGTGCATTTGAAGGATCTGGGCCAGCTGGTGGCGCGGGAAATCGAGGCTGCCGGCGGCGTCGCCAAGGAATTCAACACCATTGCGGTCGATGACGGGATCGCGATGGGGCATGACGGCATGCTCTACTCTCTCCCGAGCCGTGAGCTGATTGCCGACAGTGTCGAATATATGGTGAACGCCCATTGTGCCGATGCGATGGTGTGCATCTCCAACTGCGACAAGATCACGCCCGGCATGCTGATGGCCGCCATGCGGCTGAACATCCCGGCGGTGTTCGTCTCCGGTGGTCCGATGGAGGCCGGAAAGACCGTGGTGAAAGGGAAAACACGCGCGCTCGATCTGGTCGATGCCATGGTCGTGGCGGCGGATGAATCCTACACGGATGAAGAAGTTCAGGCCGTCGAGCGCTCGGCCTGCCCGACCTGCGGGTCATGCTCCGGTATGTTCACCGCCAATTCCATGAACTGCCTGACCGAGGCGCTCGGCCTGTCCCTGCCGGGCAACGGTTCCGTGCTCGCGACCCATGCCGACCGGGAAAAGCTGTTCCGGGAGGCCGGGCATCTGATCGTCGATCTCGCCCGGCGGTGGTACGAGCAGGATGATGTCTCTGCCACACCGCGCGGCATTGCCACCCATGCGGCCTTCGAGAATGCGATGAGCCTCGATATCGCCATGGGCGGCTCCACCAACACGGTGCTGCATCTGCTCGCGGCGGCTCAGGAAGCAGGCGTGGACTTCACCATGGCCGATATCGACCGTCTGTCGCGCCGGGTGCCCTGCCTGTGTAAGGTCGCGCCTGCCAAATCCGATGTGCATATGGAAGACGTGCATCGGGCCGGTGGCATTATGGCTATTCTGGGTGAGCTGGAGCGTGCCGGTCTGCTTGATGCCTCCCGCCCGACCGTGCATGCGCCGACGCTGAAAGATGCGTTGGAACGCTGGGATATCGGCCGTACCAGCAGCGACGAAGTCCGCACCTTCTTCCGCGCCGCACCGGGTGGCGTGCCGACACAGGTCGCGTTCAGCCAGTCTGCACGGTGGGACAGCGTGGATGAGGATCGCCAGAAGGGTGTGATCCGTTCCGCTGAGCATCCGTTCTCGCATGATGGTGGTCTGGCGGTGCTGTTCGGCAACCTCGCCCCAGAAGGCTGTATCGTCAAAACCGCCGGGGTGGATGAATCCATTCTGACATTCCGTGGCACGGCCCGGGTGTATGAAAGTCAGGATGCGGCGGTATCCGGCATTCTCGGCGGTCAGGTCGTAGCCGGTGATGTGGTGGTGATCCGCTACGAAGGCCCGAAAGGTGGTCCCGGTATGCAGGAGATGCTGTATCCGACCAGCTATCTGAAATCCAAAGGTCTGGGCAAGCTCTGCGCGCTGGTGACGGATGGCCGTTTTTCAGGCGGTACGTCCGGCCTGTCGATCGGGCATGTCTCGCCGGAAGCGGCGGAAGGGGGGCTGATCGCTTTGGTGGAAACCGGCGATCCGGTTCTGATCGATATTCCGAACCGCATTATCAGCATCGAATTGCCGTATGAGGTGCTGGCCGCACGTCACGCCGCGATGGAAGCAAAGGGAGAGGCGGCATGGAAGCCCGCCGAACGCCAGCGCAAGGTCTCGCCTGCCCTGCGGGCCTATGCGGCCATGACCACCAATGCGGCCCGTGGCGCAGTGCGTGACGTGTCGCAAGTTGAACGTAAACGCTGA
- a CDS encoding LysR substrate-binding domain-containing protein, which translates to MEARQLRHFLTVAETLHFGRAAERLNMTQPPLSQSILALERQLEAALFIRSRRSVALSPFGQQWLPHVRAALASLEALPGIARRLRDGEAGRLELSFVSTADYSILPSLVRRYAALYPDVEIVLTEATSDVQIDALLHGRGHAGIVIHPDRSTLPGALAYHPLTREKLIAAVPDNSPDLSPHAIMRSALIIFPRHSAPAFYDLVTHYHATHGGGAAIAQEAIQMQTIISLVSAGMGIALVPASLRHLARTGVRYVDLEEDAPILETGMIWRRDDTAPILSRLLEVAQDISGQITSDNQA; encoded by the coding sequence ATGGAAGCAAGACAACTCCGGCATTTTCTGACGGTCGCGGAAACGCTGCATTTCGGACGGGCAGCCGAGCGGCTGAACATGACACAACCACCGTTGAGCCAGTCCATTCTGGCGCTGGAGCGACAATTGGAAGCGGCGCTTTTCATCCGCTCCCGCCGCAGCGTGGCGTTAAGCCCGTTCGGCCAGCAATGGCTGCCGCATGTCCGCGCCGCGCTGGCCTCGCTGGAAGCACTTCCCGGCATCGCCCGCCGCCTGAGGGACGGGGAAGCAGGGCGGTTGGAATTGTCTTTCGTCAGTACGGCGGATTACAGCATTCTGCCATCCCTGGTTCGCCGGTATGCAGCGCTGTACCCGGATGTAGAGATCGTCCTCACCGAGGCCACCAGTGACGTCCAGATCGACGCCCTGCTGCATGGGCGCGGTCATGCAGGGATCGTCATCCATCCGGATCGCAGTACATTACCGGGCGCGCTGGCGTATCACCCCCTGACGCGGGAAAAACTGATCGCGGCCGTACCGGATAACAGTCCCGACCTTTCGCCACATGCCATCATGCGGTCGGCGCTGATCATCTTTCCCCGTCACTCCGCACCGGCTTTCTACGATCTGGTCACGCACTACCACGCTACACATGGCGGAGGAGCCGCCATCGCTCAGGAGGCGATCCAGATGCAGACGATCATCAGCCTCGTCTCGGCAGGGATGGGGATCGCACTCGTGCCCGCATCCCTGCGCCACCTTGCCCGGACAGGTGTGCGCTATGTCGATCTGGAGGAGGATGCGCCGATCCTGGAAACCGGCATGATCTGGCGCCGTGATGATACAGCGCCCATCCTGTCACGTCTCCTGGAAGTCGCGCAGGATATATCGGGGCAGATTACCAGCGATAACCAAGCGTAG
- a CDS encoding OFA family MFS transporter codes for MSSTEIAAPQADPGILDRARIIAQPGFNRWLVPPAALAIHLCIGMAYGLSVFWLPMQKIIGTACPASMGELAQLTTTDCDWSEGSLVTAFKLGIVFLGISAAIWGGWLERVGPRRAGVVAALCWSGGWLISALGIYQHQLWLIWLGLGVIGGIGLGIGYISPVSTLIKWFPDRRGMATGMAIMGFGGGAVVGSPLALMLLQHFRVVDPATHVIIQHGLWQTFTVMGLIYLVFMLGGAFAYRIPPDGWRPDGFNGATATKRMIAQGHVHLGRAWKTPQFWLLWAVLMLNVSAGIAVLSIASPMLQRIFGGALIDQPGVTLANLSLAQKTAVAGVAGGFVSLLSLFNIGGRFFWATISDKIGRKLTYTIFFILGAVLYTLTPVAAHAGHKALFVLAFCLILSMYGGGFSTIPAYLADIFGTRFVGAIHGRLLTAWSTAGVVGPTLVTVLPAMFGSSDPVHLYDTTFHILAGLLILGLIANWLVRPLPAYAFMSEAELVSLQADGTAGHYATGSFGIGGGGFSAALILPWLIVGLPIAWGIWKTIIKAAPLFN; via the coding sequence ATGAGCAGCACGGAGATAGCCGCGCCTCAAGCTGATCCAGGTATTCTGGACCGGGCGCGCATCATCGCTCAGCCTGGTTTCAATCGCTGGCTGGTGCCACCCGCGGCGCTGGCCATTCACCTTTGCATCGGCATGGCCTACGGCCTGTCGGTGTTCTGGCTGCCGATGCAGAAAATCATCGGCACGGCCTGCCCCGCTTCCATGGGCGAACTGGCTCAGTTGACTACGACAGACTGTGACTGGTCTGAAGGCTCGCTGGTCACCGCCTTCAAGCTCGGCATTGTTTTTCTCGGTATTTCCGCCGCCATCTGGGGCGGCTGGCTTGAACGGGTCGGCCCGCGCCGTGCAGGCGTCGTGGCCGCCTTGTGCTGGTCAGGAGGCTGGCTGATCTCCGCATTGGGGATTTATCAGCACCAACTCTGGCTGATCTGGCTGGGCCTCGGCGTCATCGGCGGGATCGGGCTGGGAATTGGTTATATCTCTCCGGTTTCGACCTTGATCAAATGGTTCCCCGACCGCCGCGGCATGGCGACCGGCATGGCCATCATGGGATTTGGCGGAGGAGCCGTCGTCGGCAGTCCGCTGGCATTGATGCTGCTACAGCATTTCCGCGTGGTCGATCCGGCCACCCATGTCATCATACAACATGGCCTGTGGCAGACCTTCACCGTTATGGGGCTGATTTATCTGGTGTTCATGCTGGGGGGTGCCTTCGCCTATCGCATTCCGCCGGATGGATGGAGGCCGGATGGATTTAACGGCGCCACAGCCACTAAACGGATGATCGCACAGGGTCACGTGCATCTTGGCCGTGCCTGGAAAACACCGCAATTCTGGCTGCTCTGGGCAGTGCTGATGCTTAATGTGAGTGCCGGGATCGCGGTGCTGTCCATCGCCTCCCCCATGTTGCAGCGTATTTTCGGGGGCGCCTTGATCGATCAGCCGGGTGTGACGCTCGCCAACCTGTCGCTTGCTCAGAAAACGGCGGTTGCAGGGGTAGCCGGTGGTTTCGTCAGCCTGCTGTCCCTGTTCAATATCGGGGGCCGTTTTTTCTGGGCAACCATTTCCGACAAGATCGGGCGCAAGCTGACCTATACGATTTTCTTCATCCTCGGTGCAGTGCTCTACACGCTGACCCCCGTCGCCGCCCATGCCGGACACAAGGCGCTGTTCGTGCTGGCGTTCTGCCTCATCCTGTCCATGTATGGTGGTGGTTTCTCGACGATCCCTGCTTACCTGGCTGATATTTTCGGAACGCGATTCGTAGGTGCCATCCATGGTCGCTTGCTGACAGCATGGTCAACAGCAGGCGTCGTCGGGCCTACTCTGGTGACGGTGCTACCCGCCATGTTCGGGTCATCCGATCCGGTGCATCTGTATGACACCACTTTTCACATTCTTGCCGGGTTGCTGATCCTCGGCCTGATTGCAAACTGGCTGGTGCGTCCTCTTCCGGCCTACGCATTCATGTCAGAGGCAGAATTGGTCAGCCTTCAGGCTGACGGCACCGCAGGACATTACGCCACCGGTTCCTTCGGGATCGGTGGCGGTGGATTTTCTGCCGCGTTGATCCTGCCATGGCTGATTGTTGGTCTGCCGATTGCCTGGGGTATCTGGAAGACCATTATCAAGGCAGCGCCTTTGTTCAATTGA
- the fdhD gene encoding formate dehydrogenase accessory sulfurtransferase FdhD: MRTSHKVRPDRYTTGASAYQPHERFIPEETPVALTYGRATHAVMMATPADLEDFAVGFSLAEGLIDSVHDIESLEIVEVTHGVELRMDLTQTRDAAFIARRRHVTGATGCGLCGMESLDEAAKSPPRVSANLVIDAETIGTAMEALSPVQTLNLRTHAVHAAAFWQPGQGLLAIREDVGRHNALDKLAGFLARSGIPASSGLVLLTSRVSVEMVQKAAHMGAGIIVAVSAPTTLAIRTAEAANITLAAVARRDGFELFTHPWRIPCHDADTNSDVASNVTWLHPGSTPP; encoded by the coding sequence ATGCGCACCAGCCATAAAGTCCGCCCTGACCGCTACACGACCGGCGCATCCGCCTATCAGCCTCACGAACGGTTTATCCCTGAGGAAACACCCGTCGCGCTCACCTATGGTCGCGCCACGCATGCGGTGATGATGGCGACGCCCGCCGATCTGGAAGATTTTGCGGTTGGTTTCAGTCTGGCGGAAGGACTGATCGACAGTGTCCACGACATTGAAAGTCTGGAAATTGTGGAGGTGACGCATGGCGTCGAACTCCGCATGGATCTGACGCAGACCCGTGATGCAGCCTTCATTGCCCGCCGACGACACGTAACCGGCGCCACCGGTTGCGGCCTATGTGGCATGGAAAGTCTTGACGAGGCCGCGAAATCTCCACCGCGCGTCTCTGCCAATCTGGTCATTGATGCTGAAACCATCGGCACGGCAATGGAGGCCCTCTCCCCCGTGCAGACGCTGAATCTGCGTACCCATGCGGTTCATGCAGCGGCTTTCTGGCAACCCGGACAGGGTTTGCTGGCCATCCGGGAAGATGTCGGTCGGCATAACGCGCTTGATAAGCTGGCCGGCTTTCTGGCCCGCAGCGGTATCCCTGCCTCCTCCGGGCTTGTGCTGCTGACCAGTCGCGTTTCTGTAGAGATGGTGCAGAAAGCGGCCCATATGGGGGCTGGCATCATCGTCGCTGTCTCTGCTCCCACCACTCTGGCCATCCGTACTGCGGAAGCCGCCAATATCACGCTTGCAGCCGTCGCGCGGCGCGACGGATTCGAGCTGTTCACCCATCCATGGCGTATCCCCTGCCATGATGCGGATACAAACAGCGACGTGGCCAGCAACGTCACCTGGCTGCATCCGGGATCAACACCCCCGTAA
- a CDS encoding NADH-quinone oxidoreductase subunit NuoF has product MTIKVYVSRDAAALAVGADGVARKLEQLAQERSLDIAIIRNGSRGMLWLETLVEVETPQGRVAYGPVTARDLPGLLDAGMLEGKPHALHHGLTEEMPWFKKQTRLTFERCGIVDPRSLSDYQAHGGYKGLARALTMTPEAVVEDVTKSGLRGRGGAGFPTGIKWKTVLGAKAAQKYIVCNADEGDSGTFADRMIMEGDPFVLIEGMTIAGYAVGATKGYVYTRSEYPHAIDAMNRAIVAAREAGMLGDNILGSGISFDMEVRQGAGAYVCGEETALLDSLEGKRGVVRAKPPLPALSGLFGQPTVINNVISLTSVPWIMTHGGEAYAAFGLGRSRGTMPIQIAGNVKQGGLFEIAFGITLGELVDEIGGGTLTGRPVRAVQIGGPLGAYFPRALFDTPFDYEAFAAKDGLIGHGGIVIFDDTVDMAHMARFAMEFCAEESCGKCTPCRIGSTRGVETLDKLLRGEQHEKNYAVLEDLCNTMKFGSLCALGGFTPYPVVSAMTHFPEDFAPRTVPVAAE; this is encoded by the coding sequence ATGACCATCAAGGTATATGTTTCCCGTGACGCAGCCGCCCTTGCGGTCGGCGCTGATGGGGTTGCCCGCAAGCTGGAGCAGCTGGCGCAGGAACGGTCGCTGGACATCGCCATCATACGCAACGGCTCCCGCGGGATGCTGTGGCTGGAAACGCTGGTCGAGGTGGAAACACCACAAGGTCGCGTCGCCTACGGTCCCGTGACCGCACGTGATCTGCCCGGTCTACTGGATGCCGGCATGCTGGAAGGCAAGCCGCACGCACTGCATCATGGCCTGACCGAGGAAATGCCATGGTTCAAGAAGCAGACCCGTCTGACTTTCGAACGCTGCGGCATCGTCGATCCCCGCTCGCTGAGCGATTATCAGGCGCATGGCGGCTACAAGGGTCTGGCGCGCGCGCTGACCATGACGCCGGAAGCGGTGGTCGAGGACGTGACCAAATCCGGCCTGCGCGGTCGTGGTGGCGCAGGCTTCCCCACCGGTATCAAGTGGAAAACGGTTCTGGGGGCGAAAGCCGCTCAGAAATACATCGTCTGCAATGCCGATGAAGGCGATAGCGGCACTTTTGCCGACCGCATGATCATGGAAGGCGATCCCTTCGTGCTGATTGAAGGCATGACCATCGCCGGTTATGCCGTGGGCGCGACAAAGGGCTATGTCTACACCCGCTCCGAATATCCGCATGCCATTGACGCGATGAACCGCGCCATTGTTGCCGCACGCGAAGCGGGCATGCTGGGCGATAATATTCTCGGTTCCGGCATCTCCTTCGACATGGAAGTGCGTCAGGGAGCCGGGGCCTATGTCTGTGGTGAGGAAACTGCACTGCTGGACAGTCTGGAAGGCAAGCGCGGCGTGGTGCGCGCCAAGCCACCTCTGCCCGCTCTGTCCGGTCTGTTCGGGCAGCCGACCGTCATCAACAACGTGATCTCCCTGACCTCCGTCCCGTGGATCATGACCCATGGCGGCGAGGCTTATGCCGCGTTTGGTCTTGGTCGTTCCCGCGGGACCATGCCGATCCAGATCGCCGGCAACGTAAAACAGGGCGGCCTGTTCGAGATCGCCTTCGGTATCACGCTGGGTGAGCTGGTCGATGAGATCGGGGGTGGCACACTGACGGGGCGTCCGGTGCGCGCGGTTCAGATCGGCGGTCCGTTGGGAGCCTATTTCCCACGCGCCCTGTTCGATACCCCGTTCGACTATGAAGCCTTCGCGGCGAAGGACGGGCTGATCGGCCATGGCGGCATTGTCATTTTCGACGATACTGTCGATATGGCTCACATGGCTCGCTTCGCCATGGAGTTCTGCGCCGAAGAAAGCTGCGGCAAATGCACGCCCTGTCGTATCGGCTCCACGCGCGGCGTTGAAACGCTGGACAAGCTGCTGCGCGGTGAACAGCACGAAAAAAACTATGCCGTGCTGGAAGATCTCTGCAACACGATGAAGTTTGGCTCCCTGTGCGCGCTGGGCGGCTTCACCCCCTATCCGGTGGTCAGCGCGATGACCCATTTCCCCGAGGATTTCGCTCCCCGCACCGTCCCGGTGGCAGCGGAATAA
- the fdhF gene encoding formate dehydrogenase subunit alpha gives MSLVEEIDYGTPKVVSEKAVTLTIDGRQVTVPEGTSLMRAAMDTGITVPKLCASDNLKAFGSCRLCLVEIEGRPGTPASCTTPAMEGMVVHTQTDRLARLRKGVMELYISDHPLDCLTCSANGDCELQDMAGAVGLREVRYGYEGENHLHDSKDVSNPYFQYDPSKCIVCNRCVRACEEVQGTFALTIEGRGFESRVSPGAAHDNFFSSECVSCGACVQACPTATLMEKSVIEIGQPEHSEVTTCAYCGVGCSFKAEMRGEQIVRMVPYKDGKANHGHSCVKGRFAYGYALHKDRQLEPMIREKITDPWRVVSWDEAIQYTAKEFRRIQDKYGRSSIGGITSSRCTNEETYLVQKLVRAVFGNNNVDTCARVCHSPTGYGLKTTYGTSAGTQDFDSVEESDVIVVIGANPVDAHPVFGSQMKRRLRDGAKLIVIDPRKTDLVKSPHIKADFHLPLRPGTNVAIVSALAHVVVTEGLLDEAFVRERTDWDSFQDWVQFVTRPENSPEAVAAICGVSAEDIRGAARLYATGGNAAIYYGLGVTEHSQGTTTVMAIANLAMATGNLGRRGVGVNPLRGQNNVQGSCDMGSFPHEFTDYRHVSNDAARAQFEALWGVSLDAEPGLRIPNMIDAAVDGTYKGIYIQGEDIVQSDPDTTHMIAGLKNMECVVVQDLFLNETADYAHVFLPGCSFLEKDGTFTNAERRINRVRKVMSPKNGYGDWEVTQMLAKAMGYPMHYNHPSEIMDEIAATTPNFALVSYAKLDEVGSVQWPCNDEHPDGMPIMHIGQFSRGKGYFVVTEYIATDEKTGPLFPLLLTTGRILSQYNVGAQTRRTHNSMWHEEDRLDIHPKDAEDRGVRDGDWVKLESRSGATSLRARITEKVPPGVVYTTFHHPASQANVVTTDNSDWATNCPEYKVTAVQVQRSNGPTEWQREYGDHSTQARRILPAAAE, from the coding sequence ATGTCGCTCGTGGAAGAAATCGACTATGGCACGCCAAAAGTTGTCAGTGAGAAAGCCGTCACCCTGACCATTGACGGCCGCCAGGTGACGGTGCCGGAAGGCACCTCCCTGATGCGCGCCGCCATGGATACCGGCATTACGGTGCCCAAGCTCTGCGCCTCCGACAATCTGAAGGCGTTCGGTTCCTGCCGCCTCTGTCTGGTGGAAATCGAGGGCCGTCCGGGCACCCCGGCTTCCTGCACCACACCGGCCATGGAAGGCATGGTGGTGCATACCCAGACCGACCGTCTGGCGCGCCTGCGCAAGGGCGTGATGGAGCTGTATATCTCCGACCATCCGCTGGACTGCCTCACCTGCTCCGCCAATGGCGATTGCGAGCTTCAGGATATGGCCGGTGCCGTCGGCTTGCGGGAAGTCCGCTATGGCTATGAGGGTGAAAACCACCTGCATGACAGCAAAGATGTCAGCAACCCGTATTTCCAGTACGATCCGTCCAAGTGCATCGTCTGTAATCGCTGCGTCCGTGCCTGTGAGGAAGTGCAGGGCACCTTCGCCCTGACCATTGAGGGCCGTGGCTTCGAAAGCCGCGTCTCCCCCGGTGCCGCGCATGATAATTTCTTTTCCTCGGAATGCGTTTCCTGCGGCGCCTGTGTGCAGGCCTGCCCAACCGCAACCCTGATGGAAAAATCCGTCATCGAAATCGGCCAGCCGGAACATTCCGAAGTCACCACCTGCGCCTATTGCGGTGTCGGGTGCAGCTTCAAGGCCGAAATGCGCGGCGAACAGATCGTGCGCATGGTTCCCTATAAGGACGGCAAGGCCAATCATGGCCATAGCTGCGTCAAGGGCCGCTTCGCCTACGGTTATGCATTGCACAAGGATCGTCAGCTTGAGCCGATGATCCGTGAAAAAATCACCGATCCGTGGCGTGTGGTAAGCTGGGATGAAGCCATCCAGTACACCGCGAAAGAATTCCGCCGGATTCAGGACAAATACGGCCGCTCCTCTATCGGCGGTATTACCTCCTCCCGCTGCACCAATGAAGAAACCTATCTGGTGCAGAAGCTGGTGCGTGCCGTGTTCGGCAATAACAATGTCGATACCTGCGCCCGCGTCTGCCACTCTCCTACCGGCTATGGGTTGAAGACGACCTACGGCACCTCCGCAGGCACGCAGGATTTCGACAGCGTCGAGGAAAGCGATGTCATTGTGGTGATCGGTGCCAATCCGGTCGATGCCCATCCCGTGTTCGGCAGCCAGATGAAGCGTCGTCTGCGTGATGGCGCAAAGCTGATCGTGATCGATCCGCGCAAGACCGATCTGGTGAAATCCCCGCATATCAAGGCCGATTTCCATCTGCCCCTGCGACCCGGCACCAATGTCGCCATCGTTTCCGCACTGGCCCATGTTGTTGTGACAGAAGGGCTGCTGGACGAAGCTTTCGTACGTGAACGCACGGATTGGGACTCCTTTCAGGATTGGGTGCAGTTCGTGACCCGCCCGGAAAACAGCCCGGAAGCGGTCGCCGCAATCTGTGGTGTCAGCGCCGAGGATATCCGTGGCGCTGCCCGTCTCTATGCAACCGGCGGGAATGCCGCGATCTATTACGGTCTGGGTGTGACCGAGCACAGCCAGGGCACGACGACAGTGATGGCCATTGCCAACCTCGCCATGGCGACCGGCAATCTGGGGCGTCGTGGTGTGGGTGTGAACCCGCTGCGTGGGCAGAACAATGTTCAGGGTTCGTGCGACATGGGGTCTTTTCCCCATGAATTCACCGATTATCGTCACGTTTCCAACGATGCCGCCCGCGCCCAGTTCGAAGCGCTGTGGGGTGTGTCGCTGGATGCCGAGCCGGGTTTACGCATTCCGAACATGATCGATGCCGCCGTCGATGGCACCTACAAAGGCATCTACATTCAGGGTGAGGACATTGTTCAGTCCGATCCCGATACCACCCATATGATTGCCGGTCTGAAGAACATGGAATGCGTCGTCGTTCAGGACCTGTTCCTGAATGAAACCGCCGACTATGCTCATGTGTTTCTGCCGGGCTGCTCCTTCCTTGAGAAGGACGGAACCTTCACCAATGCAGAGCGCCGCATCAATCGCGTGCGCAAGGTGATGTCGCCGAAAAATGGTTATGGTGACTGGGAAGTAACCCAGATGCTGGCCAAGGCCATGGGTTATCCCATGCACTACAACCACCCGTCCGAGATCATGGACGAGATTGCCGCTACCACCCCGAACTTTGCCCTTGTTTCTTACGCGAAACTCGATGAGGTCGGCTCTGTGCAGTGGCCGTGCAATGACGAACATCCGGATGGCATGCCGATCATGCATATCGGCCAGTTCAGCCGCGGCAAGGGTTATTTCGTCGTCACGGAATATATCGCGACCGACGAAAAGACCGGCCCGCTCTTTCCGCTTCTGCTCACCACCGGTCGTATTCTCAGCCAGTATAACGTGGGTGCGCAGACACGCCGCACTCACAACTCCATGTGGCATGAGGAAGACCGGCTGGATATCCATCCGAAAGATGCCGAGGATCGCGGCGTTCGTGACGGGGACTGGGTGAAACTGGAAAGCCGCTCCGGCGCAACATCGCTGCGGGCACGCATCACCGAAAAGGTACCGCCGGGCGTGGTCTACACCACGTTCCATCACCCGGCGAGCCAGGCCAATGTTGTAACCACCGATAACTCCGACTGGGCTACCAACTGCCCGGAATACAAGGTTACGGCCGTGCAGGTACAGCGCAGCAACGGCCCCACCGAGTGGCAGCGTGAATACGGCGATCACTCCACGCAGGCCCGCCGGATACTCCCGGCGGCTGCGGAATAA
- a CDS encoding formate dehydrogenase subunit delta — protein sequence MTATNDRLVTMANQIAGFFSHRPEQTAVSGIAEHIVLYWEPRMRRAFDAIIESHNPALSPLAQKAGEYLMSHDVKPSDHDPLAGMQPRAVTGSDPKEDPNTPPGGFDTDEQHGDSRASS from the coding sequence GTGACCGCAACCAATGACCGCCTCGTGACAATGGCCAATCAGATTGCCGGGTTTTTCTCCCACCGGCCGGAACAAACAGCCGTCTCCGGCATTGCCGAGCACATTGTGCTGTACTGGGAACCGCGTATGCGGCGCGCCTTCGACGCCATTATAGAATCACACAACCCGGCCCTAAGCCCTCTGGCGCAAAAAGCTGGAGAGTATTTAATGTCCCATGATGTGAAACCGTCCGACCACGATCCTCTCGCGGGAATGCAGCCACGTGCGGTGACGGGATCCGATCCAAAAGAAGATCCAAACACACCTCCGGGGGGATTCGATACAGATGAGCAGCACGGAGATAGCCGCGCCTCAAGCTGA